From one Enterobacter kobei genomic stretch:
- the cobB gene encoding Sir2 family NAD+-dependent deacetylase has product MQSRRLHRLSRFRRNKRRLHERLRQRIFFRDRVVPEVMEKPRVVVLTGAGISAESGIRTFRAADGLWEEHHVEDVATPEGFARDPALVQSFYNARRRQLQQPEIAPNAAHLALAQLEAALGDRFLLVTQNIDNLHERAGNKNVLHMHGELLKVRCTQSGQVLEWTGDITPEDKCHCCQFPSTLRPHVVWFGEMPLGIDEIYSALAMADVFIAIGTSGHVYPAAGFVHEARLQGAHTVELNLEPSQVGSEFEEKHYGLASVVVPEFVERLLKGL; this is encoded by the coding sequence ATGCAGTCGCGCCGGTTACATCGTCTAAGCCGTTTTCGCCGTAACAAACGCCGTCTGCATGAGCGTTTACGTCAGCGAATTTTTTTCAGAGACAGAGTGGTGCCCGAAGTGATGGAAAAACCGAGAGTGGTGGTACTGACCGGGGCGGGGATCTCCGCCGAGTCAGGGATTCGCACTTTCCGCGCGGCCGATGGCCTGTGGGAAGAACATCATGTCGAAGACGTTGCCACGCCGGAAGGGTTCGCCCGCGATCCGGCGCTGGTGCAGTCATTTTATAACGCCCGCCGTCGCCAGTTGCAGCAGCCAGAGATCGCGCCGAACGCCGCGCACCTGGCGCTCGCGCAACTGGAAGCCGCCCTCGGCGATCGTTTTTTGCTGGTGACGCAGAATATCGACAACCTGCATGAACGCGCCGGCAATAAAAACGTCCTGCATATGCATGGTGAACTGCTGAAAGTACGCTGTACCCAAAGTGGCCAGGTGCTGGAGTGGACCGGAGATATTACGCCGGAAGACAAATGCCACTGCTGCCAGTTCCCCTCGACGCTGCGCCCGCACGTGGTGTGGTTCGGCGAAATGCCGCTGGGGATTGATGAGATATACAGCGCGCTGGCGATGGCCGACGTATTCATCGCCATCGGCACTTCCGGGCACGTCTATCCCGCGGCGGGCTTTGTGCATGAAGCGCGTTTGCAGGGCGCGCATACGGTTGAACTCAACCTCGAGCCAAGCCAGGTCGGCAGCGAATTTGAAGAGAAGCATTACGGACTGGCGAGTGTGGTGGTGCCGGAGTTTGTAGAGAGATTGTTGAAAGGGCTGTGA
- the nagK gene encoding N-acetylglucosamine kinase — translation MYYGFDIGGTKIAMGVFDADRRLCHETRVATPREGYDAFLNAVASLVHEADARYGVKGSVGIGIPGMPETADGTLYAANVPAASGKPLRADLSALLARDVRLDNDANCFALSEAWDDEFKQYPLVMGLILGTGVGGGLVLNGKSITGRSYITGEFGHIRLPVDAFDVVGFDFPLTRCGCGKLGCIENYLSGRGFAWLYQHFYDQSLSSPEIIALYEQGDAHARAHVARYADLLAVCLGNILTIVDPDLLVIGGGLSNFSALTTLIADRLPPHLLPVARLPRIERARHGDAGGMRGAAFLHLTD, via the coding sequence ATGTATTACGGATTTGATATTGGTGGTACAAAAATTGCGATGGGCGTTTTCGACGCTGACCGGCGGTTATGCCATGAAACCCGTGTCGCCACGCCCCGTGAAGGTTATGACGCGTTTCTTAACGCGGTCGCGTCTCTGGTGCATGAGGCCGATGCACGCTATGGCGTGAAAGGCTCGGTTGGCATCGGTATCCCCGGTATGCCGGAAACCGCAGACGGCACGCTGTATGCCGCCAACGTGCCGGCGGCCAGTGGCAAACCGCTGCGCGCGGATCTCTCGGCGCTGCTGGCGCGGGATGTCCGACTGGACAACGACGCCAACTGCTTTGCGCTGTCGGAAGCCTGGGACGATGAATTTAAGCAATATCCGCTGGTGATGGGGCTGATCCTCGGCACCGGCGTTGGCGGTGGTCTGGTGCTGAACGGCAAATCCATTACCGGACGCAGCTATATCACCGGTGAGTTCGGGCATATCCGTCTGCCGGTCGATGCCTTTGATGTGGTCGGCTTCGACTTCCCGCTGACCCGTTGCGGCTGCGGCAAACTCGGCTGTATTGAGAACTATCTTTCTGGTCGCGGCTTTGCATGGCTGTACCAACACTTCTACGATCAATCTTTATCCTCCCCGGAAATTATCGCGCTCTATGAGCAGGGAGATGCCCATGCCCGCGCCCATGTGGCGCGCTACGCGGATCTGCTCGCGGTGTGCCTGGGCAATATACTGACGATTGTGGACCCCGATTTGCTGGTCATCGGCGGAGGATTATCAAATTTCTCCGCGCTGACCACGCTTATCGCCGACCGCTTACCGCCGCATTTGCTGCCTGTTGCCCGCCTGCCGCGTATTGAACGCGCACGCCATGGCGATGCAGGTGGTATGCGCGGGGCGGCCTTCCTTCACCTCACCGACTAG
- the lolE gene encoding lipoprotein-releasing ABC transporter permease subunit LolE yields MASPLSLLIGLRFSRGRRRSGMVSLISVISTVGIALGVAVLIVGLSAMNGFERELNNRILAVVPHGEIEAVNQPWNNWTEALTKVEKVPGIVAAAPYINFTGLVESGANLRAIQVKGVDPQQETRLSALPRFVQNNAWSGFKAGEQQVIIGKGVADALKVKQGDWVSIMIPNASADHKLQQPKRVRLHVSGILQLSGQLDHSFAMIPMQDAQQYLDMGDSVTGIALKVNDVFNAQKLVRDAGEVTNSYVYIKSWIGTYGYMYRDIQMIRAIMYLAMVLVIGVACFNIVSTLVMAVKDKSGDIAVLRTLGAKDGLIRAIFVWYGLLAGLFGSLCGVLIGVLVSLNLTPIMNGLERLIGHQFLSGDIYFIDFLPSELHALDVVYVLVTALVLSLLASWYPARRASNIDPARVLSGQ; encoded by the coding sequence ATGGCCTCGCCTTTATCTCTTCTGATTGGGCTGCGGTTCAGCCGTGGTCGACGTCGCAGCGGCATGGTGTCGCTGATTTCAGTGATCTCCACCGTCGGTATTGCGCTGGGCGTGGCAGTGCTCATCGTTGGCCTCAGCGCGATGAACGGCTTCGAGCGTGAGCTGAACAACCGCATTCTGGCCGTTGTGCCGCACGGTGAAATCGAAGCGGTTAACCAGCCGTGGAATAACTGGACCGAGGCGCTGACGAAAGTCGAAAAAGTACCGGGCATCGTGGCCGCCGCCCCCTACATTAACTTTACCGGGCTGGTGGAGAGCGGGGCCAACCTGCGCGCCATCCAGGTGAAAGGTGTCGATCCGCAGCAGGAGACGCGACTCAGCGCCTTGCCGCGCTTTGTGCAGAACAACGCCTGGTCCGGCTTTAAAGCGGGTGAACAGCAGGTGATCATTGGCAAGGGCGTCGCCGACGCGCTGAAGGTCAAGCAGGGCGACTGGGTATCGATCATGATCCCCAACGCCAGTGCCGATCACAAACTACAACAGCCAAAACGCGTTCGCCTGCACGTCAGTGGTATTTTGCAACTGAGCGGTCAGCTGGATCACAGCTTCGCGATGATCCCGATGCAGGATGCTCAGCAGTATCTGGACATGGGTGACAGTGTCACGGGTATCGCGCTGAAAGTGAATGACGTCTTCAATGCGCAAAAGCTGGTGCGTGACGCCGGAGAAGTAACCAACAGCTATGTCTACATCAAAAGCTGGATCGGCACCTATGGCTATATGTACCGGGACATCCAGATGATCCGCGCCATTATGTATCTGGCGATGGTGCTGGTGATCGGCGTCGCCTGTTTTAACATCGTCTCCACGCTGGTGATGGCGGTGAAAGACAAGAGCGGTGATATCGCGGTGCTGCGTACGCTGGGGGCGAAAGACGGCCTCATCCGCGCAATTTTTGTCTGGTATGGTCTGTTGGCCGGGCTGTTCGGAAGCCTGTGCGGCGTGCTCATCGGCGTGCTGGTGTCGCTGAATCTCACGCCGATCATGAATGGCCTCGAGCGTCTTATTGGTCATCAGTTCCTCTCCGGCGATATCTATTTTATTGATTTCCTGCCGTCAGAACTGCATGCGCTGGATGTGGTCTACGTGCTGGTTACGGCGCTGGTGCTGAGCCTGTTGGCCAGCTGGTATCCAGCCCGCCGCGCCAGCAACATTGATCCGGCGAGGGTGCTGAGCGGCCAATAA
- the lolD gene encoding lipoprotein-releasing ABC transporter ATP-binding protein LolD: MNKILLQCDNLCKRYQEGNVQTDVLHDVSFSVGQGEMMAIVGSSGSGKSTLLHLLGGLDTPTSGDVIFDDQRMSKLSSTAKAELRNRELGFIYQFHHLLPDFTAQENVAMPLLIGKHKPADIERRAREMLAAVGLEHRAKHRPSELSGGERQRVAIARALVNNPRLVLADEPTGNLDARNADSIFALLGELNKMQGTAFLVVTHDLQLARRMTRQLEMRDGRLTADLTLMGAQ, from the coding sequence ATGAATAAGATCCTGTTGCAATGCGACAACCTGTGCAAACGCTATCAGGAAGGGAACGTGCAAACGGATGTGCTGCACGATGTCAGCTTCAGCGTGGGTCAGGGGGAAATGATGGCGATTGTCGGCAGCTCCGGCTCCGGCAAAAGCACCTTGCTGCATCTGTTAGGCGGGCTGGACACGCCCACCTCCGGCGATGTGATCTTTGACGATCAGCGCATGAGCAAACTGTCGTCCACCGCCAAAGCCGAACTGCGTAACCGTGAGCTGGGCTTTATCTACCAGTTTCACCATCTGCTGCCGGATTTTACCGCCCAGGAAAACGTGGCGATGCCGCTGTTGATTGGCAAACACAAACCGGCAGACATCGAACGACGCGCGCGGGAAATGCTGGCAGCGGTAGGGCTTGAGCACCGCGCAAAACACCGTCCGTCAGAGCTGTCCGGCGGCGAGCGTCAGCGCGTGGCTATCGCCCGTGCGCTGGTGAATAACCCGCGTCTGGTGCTGGCGGATGAGCCGACCGGTAACCTGGACGCGCGCAACGCCGACAGTATTTTTGCCCTGCTCGGTGAGCTGAATAAGATGCAGGGCACCGCCTTTCTGGTGGTGACGCACGATCTGCAACTGGCGCGCCGCATGACCCGCCAGCTCGAAATGCGCGATGGTCGCCTGACCGCCGATCTGACGCTGATGGGAGCGCAGTGA
- the lolC gene encoding lipoprotein-releasing ABC transporter permease subunit LolC: MYQPVALFIGLRYMRGRAVDRFGRFVSWLSTIGITLGVMALVTVLSVMNGFERELQNNILGLMPQAVLSADRGSLDPQKVPESAARLPGVNRIAPLTTGDVVLQSARSVSVGVMLGIDPAQKDPLSPFLVNVQQSDLQPGKYNVILGEQLAGQLGVNRGDQLRVMVPSASQFTPMGRLPSQRLFTVIGTFAANSEVDGYQMLVNIQDASRLMRYPAGNITGWRLWLDEPLKVDQLSQQTLPQGTVWHDWRDRKGELFQAVRMEKNMMGLLLSLIVTVAAFNIITSLGLMVMEKQGEVAILQTQGLTPRQIMAVFMVQGASAGIIGALLGALLGALLASQLNNLMPIIGALLDGAALPVVIEPLQVIVIALVAMAIALLSTLYPSWRAAATQPAEALRYE, from the coding sequence ATGTATCAACCTGTCGCACTATTCATAGGCCTGCGCTACATGCGCGGGCGTGCAGTCGACCGCTTCGGTCGCTTTGTCTCCTGGCTTTCCACCATTGGCATTACGCTCGGCGTGATGGCGCTGGTAACGGTGTTATCGGTGATGAACGGCTTTGAACGGGAACTGCAAAATAACATTCTGGGGCTGATGCCGCAGGCCGTGCTGAGTGCCGATCGCGGTTCCCTTGATCCGCAAAAAGTGCCGGAAAGCGCCGCCCGCCTGCCAGGCGTCAACCGCATCGCGCCGCTGACTACCGGGGATGTGGTGCTGCAAAGCGCGCGCAGCGTGTCGGTGGGCGTGATGCTCGGTATCGATCCGGCGCAGAAAGATCCTCTGTCACCGTTTCTGGTCAACGTGCAACAAAGCGATTTGCAGCCGGGCAAGTACAACGTGATCCTCGGCGAACAGCTGGCCGGGCAACTGGGCGTTAACCGCGGCGATCAGCTGCGTGTGATGGTGCCCTCTGCCAGCCAGTTCACGCCGATGGGCCGCCTGCCCAGCCAGCGCCTGTTTACCGTGATTGGCACTTTTGCCGCTAACAGTGAAGTGGATGGCTATCAGATGCTGGTCAACATCCAGGACGCCTCGCGCCTGATGCGTTATCCGGCGGGAAATATCACCGGCTGGCGCCTGTGGCTCGACGAGCCGCTGAAAGTCGATCAGCTCAGCCAGCAGACCCTGCCGCAGGGCACGGTATGGCACGACTGGCGCGATCGCAAAGGCGAGCTGTTCCAGGCGGTGCGTATGGAAAAAAATATGATGGGGCTGCTGCTGAGCCTGATCGTCACCGTGGCTGCCTTTAACATCATTACCTCTCTTGGCCTGATGGTAATGGAGAAGCAGGGCGAAGTGGCTATTCTGCAAACCCAGGGACTGACGCCACGCCAGATCATGGCGGTGTTTATGGTGCAGGGAGCCAGCGCCGGGATCATCGGCGCGCTGCTCGGTGCGCTACTGGGCGCGCTGCTCGCCAGCCAGCTTAACAATTTAATGCCGATCATTGGCGCACTGCTGGACGGTGCTGCGCTGCCGGTAGTCATTGAGCCGCTACAGGTGATTGTAATTGCGCTGGTGGCGATGGCCATCGCGTTGCTGTCCACGCTTTACCCTTCATGGCGCGCCGCCGCCACCCAACCCGCTGAGGCTTTACGTTATGAATAA
- a CDS encoding acyltransferase family protein, producing the protein MKQKALWINQIKGLCICLVVIYHSVITFYPHLEGLQHPLSETLSKCWIYFNLYLAPFRMPVFFFISGYLIRRYVEEVKWEGCVDKRLWSIFYVLALWGVLQWLAIGALNDWLAPERDLSTTANAAYAGSFTGFLHGMLTASTSLWYLYALLVYFVLCKMLQRWKAPVMVLLAVLSVAINFLPLPWWGLNSVVRNMIYYSLGAWYGVAVMEVIKTVPLRRYGLWLAAAFVAAVLLWFKNVPLLLSLFSIVLIMKLFLQLELRFPPGENNLLNVVGSNTIAIYTTHRILIEGFSLALIPLLNQAQLPPMVELALLLVYPFISLLICTAVGLMVRTLSTRLFGDLFFSPPVDLRPAMAAR; encoded by the coding sequence ATGAAACAAAAAGCATTATGGATTAATCAGATCAAAGGGTTGTGTATCTGTCTGGTGGTGATTTACCACTCGGTGATTACCTTCTACCCGCACCTGGAAGGTCTGCAACATCCGCTGTCGGAAACGCTGTCGAAGTGCTGGATCTACTTTAATTTGTACCTCGCCCCCTTCCGTATGCCGGTGTTCTTCTTCATTTCCGGCTATCTGATCCGCCGGTATGTGGAAGAGGTGAAATGGGAAGGCTGCGTGGATAAACGCCTGTGGAGTATTTTTTATGTACTGGCGCTATGGGGCGTATTGCAGTGGCTGGCGATCGGTGCGTTGAACGACTGGCTGGCCCCGGAACGGGATTTGAGCACCACCGCTAACGCCGCCTATGCCGGATCATTTACCGGTTTCCTGCACGGTATGCTCACCGCGAGCACCAGCCTGTGGTATCTGTATGCGCTGCTGGTCTATTTTGTGCTGTGTAAGATGCTGCAACGCTGGAAAGCTCCGGTGATGGTGCTGCTGGCGGTGTTGTCCGTCGCTATTAATTTCCTGCCGCTGCCATGGTGGGGGCTGAACAGCGTGGTGCGCAATATGATCTATTACAGTCTGGGTGCCTGGTATGGCGTCGCGGTGATGGAGGTGATCAAAACCGTGCCGCTGCGTCGTTATGGTCTGTGGCTGGCGGCGGCGTTTGTCGCGGCGGTGCTGTTGTGGTTTAAGAACGTGCCGCTGCTGCTGTCACTGTTCTCGATTGTGCTGATCATGAAGCTGTTTTTGCAGCTTGAGCTGCGCTTCCCGCCCGGCGAAAACAATCTGCTTAATGTGGTGGGTTCTAATACCATCGCGATTTACACCACTCACCGTATTCTGATTGAAGGCTTTAGCCTGGCCCTGATCCCGCTGCTTAATCAGGCGCAGTTGCCGCCGATGGTTGAACTGGCGCTGCTGCTGGTCTATCCGTTTATCAGTCTGCTGATTTGTACCGCCGTGGGACTGATGGTGCGCACGCTCTCAACGCGTCTGTTTGGCGATCTGTTCTTCTCGCCACCGGTAGATTTACGTCCGGCGATGGCCGCCCGTTGA
- the mfd gene encoding transcription-repair coupling factor produces the protein MPEQFRYSLPSRAGDQRQLGELTGSACATEVAEIVERHSGPVVLIAPDMQNALRLHDEIRQFTDHLVMNLADWETLPYDSFSPHQEIISSRLSTLYQLPAMQRGVLIMPVNTLMQRVCPHSFLHGHALVMKKGQRLSRDALRAQLDNAGYRHVDQVMAHGEYATRGALLDLYPMGSEQPYRIDFFDDEIDSLRLFDADTQRTLEEVEAINLLPAHEFPTDKAAIELFRSQWRDNFDVKRDAEHIYQQVSKGTLPTGIEYWQPLFFSEPLPALFSYFPANTLIVNTGDLETSAERFQNDTQARYENRGVDPMRPLLPPSRLWLRTDELFGELKGWPRIQLKTDKLADKAANTNLGYQTLPDLAVQAQQKAPLDALRKFIESFSGPVVFSVESEGRREALGELLARIKIAPKRIQRLDEASGNGRYLIIGAAERGFIDTLRNRALICESDLLGERVSRRRQDNRRTINPDTLIRNLAELHPGQPVVHLEHGVGRYAGMTTLEAGGIKGEYLMLTYAGDAKLYVPVSSLHLISRYAGGAEDNAPLHKLGSDAWSRARQKAAEKVRDVAAELLDIYAQRAAKSGFAFKHDREQYQLFCEGFPFETTPDQAQAINAVLSDMCQPLAMDRLVCGDVGFGKTEVAMRAAFLAVENHKQVAVLVPTTLLAQQHYDNFRDRFANWPVRIEMLSRFRSAKEQAQILEQAAEGKIDILVGTHKLLQSDVKMRDLGLLIVDEEHRFGVRHKERIKAMRADVDILTLTATPIPRTLNMAMSGMRDLSIIATPPARRLAVKTFVREYDDLVVREAMLREILRGGQVYYLYNDVENIQKAAQRLAELVPEARIAIGHGQMRERELERVMNDFHHQRFNVLVCTTIIETGIDIPTANTIIIERADHFGLAQLHQLRGRVGRSHHQAYAWLLTPHPKAMTSDAKKRLEAIASLEDLGAGFALATHDLEIRGAGELLGEDQSGQMETIGFSLYMEMLENAVDALKAGREPSLEDLTSQQTEVELRMPALIPDDYIPDVNTRLSFYKRIASAKSENELDEIKVELIDRFGLLPDPARTLLEVALLRQQAQRLGIRKLEGNDKGGTIEFAEKNHVDPVWLIGLLQKQPQHFRLDGPTRLKFFQDLGERKNRIEWVRQFMQKLAENAVA, from the coding sequence ATGCCTGAACAATTCCGTTACTCCCTGCCCTCCAGAGCGGGCGACCAGCGTCAGCTGGGCGAACTTACTGGCAGCGCCTGCGCCACCGAAGTGGCCGAAATCGTTGAACGCCATAGCGGTCCGGTAGTACTGATCGCGCCCGATATGCAAAACGCGCTGCGTCTGCACGACGAAATCAGGCAGTTTACCGATCATCTGGTGATGAATCTGGCCGACTGGGAAACGCTGCCCTACGACAGCTTCTCGCCGCATCAGGAAATTATCTCCTCCCGCCTGTCGACGCTCTATCAGTTGCCCGCCATGCAGCGCGGCGTGCTGATCATGCCCGTGAATACGCTGATGCAGCGCGTCTGCCCGCACAGCTTCCTGCATGGTCATGCGCTGGTGATGAAAAAAGGCCAGCGGCTGTCCCGTGATGCGCTGCGCGCGCAGCTGGATAACGCCGGTTATCGGCATGTCGATCAGGTGATGGCGCACGGTGAATATGCCACGCGTGGCGCGTTGCTGGATCTCTACCCGATGGGCAGCGAACAGCCCTACCGTATTGATTTCTTTGATGATGAAATCGACAGCCTGCGCCTGTTCGATGCCGACACGCAACGCACGCTGGAAGAAGTGGAGGCCATTAATCTGCTGCCTGCCCACGAATTCCCGACGGATAAAGCCGCCATCGAACTGTTCCGCAGCCAGTGGCGTGACAATTTTGATGTGAAGCGCGATGCAGAGCACATCTATCAGCAGGTGAGCAAAGGCACCCTGCCGACCGGCATCGAATACTGGCAGCCGCTGTTCTTCAGCGAGCCGCTGCCTGCGCTGTTCAGCTATTTCCCGGCCAACACGCTGATTGTGAATACCGGCGATCTGGAAACCAGCGCAGAACGCTTCCAGAACGACACCCAGGCGCGCTATGAAAATCGCGGCGTCGATCCGATGCGACCGCTGCTACCGCCGTCCCGCCTGTGGCTGCGTACAGACGAACTGTTCGGCGAGCTAAAAGGCTGGCCGCGTATCCAACTGAAAACCGACAAGCTGGCCGACAAAGCTGCCAACACCAATCTGGGCTATCAGACGCTGCCGGATCTGGCGGTACAGGCGCAGCAAAAAGCGCCGCTCGACGCGCTGCGTAAATTTATCGAATCCTTCAGCGGTCCGGTGGTGTTCTCGGTGGAAAGCGAGGGCCGCCGGGAAGCGTTAGGCGAACTGCTGGCGCGTATTAAAATCGCGCCTAAGCGTATTCAGCGTCTGGATGAGGCCAGCGGCAACGGACGTTATCTGATTATTGGCGCGGCGGAACGCGGCTTTATCGATACCCTGCGTAACCGGGCGCTGATCTGCGAAAGCGATTTACTGGGTGAGCGCGTCTCTCGCCGCCGCCAGGACAATCGCCGCACCATCAACCCGGATACGCTCATCCGTAACCTTGCGGAGCTGCATCCTGGTCAGCCGGTGGTGCATCTGGAGCACGGCGTCGGACGCTATGCGGGGATGACCACGCTGGAAGCAGGCGGCATCAAAGGCGAATACCTGATGCTCACCTACGCCGGGGATGCCAAACTTTATGTGCCGGTCTCCTCCCTGCATCTGATCAGCCGCTACGCCGGGGGGGCGGAAGACAATGCGCCGCTGCATAAGCTGGGCAGCGATGCCTGGTCGCGGGCGCGGCAGAAAGCCGCGGAAAAAGTCCGCGATGTGGCGGCGGAGCTGCTGGATATTTACGCTCAGCGCGCCGCGAAAAGCGGTTTTGCGTTTAAGCATGACCGTGAGCAATACCAACTGTTCTGCGAAGGCTTCCCGTTTGAAACCACGCCCGATCAGGCGCAGGCCATCAACGCGGTGCTCAGCGATATGTGTCAGCCGCTGGCCATGGATCGCCTGGTGTGCGGCGACGTGGGCTTCGGGAAAACCGAAGTAGCGATGCGCGCGGCCTTCCTGGCAGTGGAAAACCACAAGCAGGTGGCGGTGCTGGTACCGACCACCCTGCTGGCGCAGCAGCACTATGATAACTTCCGCGACCGCTTCGCCAACTGGCCGGTGCGTATCGAGATGCTCTCCCGCTTCCGCAGCGCTAAAGAGCAGGCGCAGATCCTCGAGCAGGCCGCCGAGGGCAAAATTGATATTCTGGTCGGCACGCACAAGCTGCTGCAAAGCGATGTGAAGATGCGCGATCTGGGTTTACTAATCGTCGATGAAGAGCACCGCTTCGGCGTGCGCCATAAAGAACGCATCAAAGCGATGCGTGCCGACGTGGACATTCTGACGCTGACCGCCACGCCGATCCCGCGTACGCTGAATATGGCCATGAGCGGAATGCGCGATCTGTCGATTATCGCCACTCCGCCCGCCCGTCGTCTGGCGGTAAAGACCTTTGTGCGCGAGTACGACGATCTGGTGGTGCGCGAAGCCATGCTGCGTGAAATCCTGCGTGGCGGCCAGGTGTACTATCTCTATAACGACGTGGAGAACATTCAGAAAGCTGCACAGCGGCTGGCTGAACTGGTGCCGGAAGCCCGTATCGCCATCGGCCACGGTCAGATGCGCGAGCGCGAACTGGAGCGGGTGATGAATGATTTCCATCATCAGCGCTTTAACGTGCTGGTGTGCACCACCATCATCGAAACCGGGATCGACATTCCCACCGCCAACACCATTATCATTGAGCGGGCCGATCACTTTGGTCTGGCGCAGTTGCACCAGCTGCGTGGCCGCGTCGGGCGTTCGCATCATCAGGCCTACGCCTGGCTGCTGACGCCGCATCCGAAAGCGATGACCAGTGATGCGAAAAAACGCCTCGAAGCCATTGCCTCGCTGGAAGATCTGGGGGCGGGCTTTGCGCTGGCCACGCACGATCTGGAGATCCGTGGGGCCGGGGAACTGCTCGGAGAAGATCAGAGCGGCCAGATGGAGACGATTGGTTTCTCGCTGTATATGGAGATGCTGGAAAATGCCGTTGACGCGTTGAAAGCCGGGCGCGAGCCGTCCCTTGAGGATCTCACCAGTCAGCAGACTGAAGTGGAACTGCGTATGCCCGCGCTGATCCCGGATGATTATATTCCTGACGTCAATACGCGTCTGTCGTTCTATAAACGGATCGCCAGTGCGAAAAGTGAGAACGAGCTGGATGAGATCAAGGTGGAGCTGATCGACCGCTTCGGCCTGCTGCCGGATCCGGCACGCACCCTGCTTGAGGTGGCACTGCTGCGTCAACAGGCGCAACGGCTGGGCATTCGCAAGCTGGAGGGCAATGACAAAGGCGGTACCATTGAGTTCGCCGAGAAGAACCATGTTGATCCGGTGTGGCTGATTGGTCTGCTGCAGAAGCAGCCGCAGCATTTCCGCCTCGACGGGCCGACGCGCCTGAAGTTCTTCCAGGATCTGGGCGAGCGCAAAAACCGTATCGAATGGGTGCGTCAGTTTATGCAGAAACTGGCGGAAAACGCCGTCGCCTGA
- the ldtC gene encoding L,D-transpeptidase LdtC: MITSRFTRWLAYVGVASMLALALPAQANTWPLPAAGSRVVGENRFHLVENDGGSLEAIAKKYNVGFLALLQANPGVDPYVPRAGSVLTIPLQTLLPDVPREGMVINLAELRLYYYPPGKNEVTIYPIGIGQLGGDTLTPTMVTTVSDKRANPTWTPTANIRARYKAQGINLPAVVPAGPDNPMGHHAIRLAAYGGVYLLHGTNADFGIGMRVSSGCIRLRDGDIATLFKKVTPGTKVNIINTPIKASVEPDGRRLVEVHQPLSKSINDDPKTQPIVLNSAMEAFKADGQTNTALMDEVMQVRSGMPVDVTEHQGVVQSL; encoded by the coding sequence ATGATAACCTCGCGTTTTACCCGTTGGCTTGCGTACGTTGGCGTCGCCTCGATGCTGGCCCTCGCCCTTCCCGCCCAGGCAAACACCTGGCCGCTGCCCGCGGCGGGCAGCCGTGTGGTGGGAGAAAACCGCTTCCACCTCGTTGAGAACGACGGCGGCTCGCTGGAAGCAATCGCTAAAAAATACAACGTCGGTTTCCTGGCGCTGCTACAGGCGAATCCCGGTGTTGATCCTTATGTGCCCCGTGCGGGTAGCGTGCTGACCATTCCCCTGCAAACGCTGCTGCCGGATGTACCGCGCGAAGGAATGGTTATTAACCTCGCTGAACTGCGTCTTTATTATTATCCGCCAGGAAAAAACGAGGTGACCATCTACCCTATCGGCATTGGCCAGCTGGGTGGCGACACGTTAACGCCTACCATGGTGACCACGGTGTCGGACAAACGCGCGAACCCGACCTGGACCCCTACCGCGAATATTCGCGCTCGCTATAAAGCCCAGGGCATCAATCTGCCCGCCGTCGTCCCTGCCGGCCCGGATAACCCCATGGGGCATCACGCCATTCGTCTGGCGGCCTACGGCGGTGTGTATCTGCTGCACGGGACTAATGCGGATTTCGGCATTGGTATGCGCGTCAGCTCCGGTTGCATCCGTCTGCGCGATGGCGATATCGCCACGCTGTTTAAAAAGGTCACGCCGGGCACCAAAGTGAATATCATTAACACGCCGATCAAAGCCTCGGTGGAGCCTGACGGCAGGCGTCTGGTGGAAGTGCATCAGCCGCTGTCCAAATCCATTAATGACGATCCGAAAACTCAGCCGATCGTCTTAAACAGCGCAATGGAAGCGTTCAAAGCCGATGGACAAACGAATACCGCGCTGATGGATGAAGTGATGCAGGTTCGTTCTGGTATGCCGGTAGATGTCACGGAACATCAAGGGGTTGTGCAAAGTTTGTAA